The following coding sequences are from one Pseudonocardia sp. HH130630-07 window:
- a CDS encoding cytochrome P450, with protein MAVTSENPHYRLGEAPGRMPLVGNALKIFSDPLNYLPALREQGDVVRVKLGPDTAYMAVTHDVVQEVLHNPRIFDKGGEFIDKMRVILGDGVGTCSVNTHKRQRAFIQPAFSKHKITGYTEVMATQAARLVEYWRPGQEIDVLEEMSRLTTRVTAQAMFSDPDVSAAAIAEVQRSFPVVWKGVFRRMMVPLPVVHEIPTRANREYRQALDRLEGVISTMAEAYRRDERERDDILSILLAGRDEDGHPMTDTEIRDELMTILAAGVETPASGLAWALYLTSRHPGVEARLHEEVDAVLGGRTATAEDHPQLPYTNRIVNEALRMYPPVWFITRRATTDTTLGGHHVPAGSSILFSPYALHRDPAVFADPDGFDPDRWLPERLRELPRNAVISFSGGSRKCLGDVLANHEMTIALATVSARWRLREKPGHVLKPVPKAELTIGHMPMIVEPRDGGGTAA; from the coding sequence ATGGCCGTCACCTCGGAGAACCCGCACTACCGGCTCGGCGAGGCACCCGGACGGATGCCGTTGGTCGGCAACGCCCTCAAGATCTTCTCCGATCCCCTGAACTACCTTCCCGCGCTGCGCGAGCAGGGCGACGTCGTGCGCGTGAAGCTCGGACCGGACACCGCGTACATGGCGGTCACCCACGACGTCGTGCAGGAGGTGCTGCACAACCCCCGGATCTTCGACAAGGGCGGGGAGTTCATCGACAAGATGCGGGTGATCCTCGGCGACGGGGTGGGGACCTGCAGCGTGAACACGCACAAGCGGCAGCGGGCGTTCATCCAGCCGGCGTTCTCCAAGCACAAGATCACCGGGTACACCGAGGTGATGGCGACGCAGGCCGCCCGGCTCGTCGAGTACTGGCGGCCCGGGCAGGAGATCGACGTGCTCGAGGAGATGAGCAGGCTCACCACCCGGGTCACCGCGCAGGCGATGTTCTCCGACCCCGACGTCAGCGCCGCGGCGATCGCCGAGGTCCAGCGGTCGTTCCCGGTGGTGTGGAAGGGCGTCTTCCGCCGGATGATGGTCCCGCTGCCGGTCGTGCACGAGATCCCGACCCGGGCGAACCGGGAGTACCGCCAGGCCCTCGACCGGCTCGAGGGCGTCATCTCGACGATGGCCGAGGCCTACCGCCGCGACGAGCGCGAGCGCGACGACATCCTGTCGATCCTGCTGGCCGGGCGCGACGAGGACGGTCACCCCATGACCGACACCGAGATCCGCGACGAGCTGATGACGATCCTCGCGGCCGGTGTCGAGACGCCGGCGTCCGGGCTGGCCTGGGCGCTCTACCTGACGAGCAGGCACCCCGGCGTCGAGGCGCGGCTGCACGAGGAGGTGGACGCCGTCCTCGGCGGGCGGACCGCGACGGCCGAGGACCATCCGCAGCTGCCCTACACCAACCGGATCGTGAACGAGGCGCTGCGGATGTACCCGCCGGTCTGGTTCATCACCCGGCGCGCGACGACCGACACCACCCTGGGCGGGCACCACGTCCCGGCCGGGTCGAGCATCCTGTTCAGCCCGTACGCGCTGCACCGCGACCCCGCCGTGTTCGCCGACCCGGACGGCTTCGACCCCGACCGCTGGCTGCCCGAACGCCTGCGGGAGCTGCCGCGCAACGCGGTGATCTCGTTCAGCGGGGGCAGCCGCAAGTGCCTCGGCGACGTCCTGGCCAACCACGAGATGACGATCGCGCTCGCCACGGTCTCGGCCCGGTGGCGGCTGCGGGAGAAGCCGGGACACGTCCTCAAGCCGGTACCGAAGGCGGAGCTGACCATCGGTCACATGCCGATGATCGTCGAGCCCCGTGACGGTGGGGGGACGGCGGCATGA
- a CDS encoding terpene synthase family protein, translating to MSTLHTDRLQIWPAEDHPLLQLPERISPHVEELERSILGWADDFALLDDDRARRKLERTRLGELIARSYPRIEPDRIEAMAGWFVWAFVIDDCFDDRVEDYGVTAGRVLDVLAGVPVGSPTRLEAQLTRMWELASARCSRHWRMRFSLHMAQFMAAFEYEAANRGLGRAPGPVSYTQLRRASGGITPSLDLLELAAGREVPVLIHESEQLRAMFDRAADVVVWVNDVVSLEKELAAGETSNGVLVLAAERDLGLQDAVTAVYDLVAAQIEEFHHTRADLTRLLEQWAGLTADDVAAVELFVDGMRSWMRGNLEWSRTCSRYRVADGVRLSTDTGLVTAPGAPGPR from the coding sequence ATGAGCACCCTGCACACCGACCGGCTGCAGATCTGGCCGGCCGAGGACCATCCGCTCCTGCAGCTCCCGGAACGGATCTCGCCGCACGTCGAGGAACTGGAACGCAGCATCCTCGGGTGGGCCGACGACTTCGCACTGCTCGACGACGACCGGGCCCGGCGCAAGCTGGAGCGCACCCGGCTCGGTGAGCTGATCGCCCGTTCCTACCCGCGCATCGAACCGGACCGGATCGAGGCGATGGCCGGCTGGTTCGTCTGGGCGTTCGTCATCGACGACTGCTTCGACGACCGTGTCGAGGACTACGGGGTCACCGCCGGCCGGGTGCTCGACGTCCTCGCCGGCGTCCCGGTCGGGTCGCCCACCCGGCTGGAGGCCCAGCTCACCCGGATGTGGGAGCTCGCCTCGGCCCGGTGCAGCCGGCACTGGCGCATGCGGTTCTCCCTGCACATGGCCCAGTTCATGGCCGCGTTCGAGTACGAGGCGGCCAACCGGGGACTCGGCCGGGCGCCGGGCCCGGTGAGCTACACGCAGCTGCGCCGCGCCTCCGGCGGGATCACGCCGTCGCTGGACCTGCTGGAACTCGCCGCCGGGCGGGAGGTCCCGGTGCTGATCCACGAGTCCGAGCAGCTGCGCGCGATGTTCGACCGGGCGGCCGACGTCGTCGTCTGGGTCAACGACGTCGTGTCGCTGGAGAAGGAGCTCGCCGCCGGGGAGACGAGCAACGGCGTGCTCGTCCTCGCCGCGGAGCGCGATCTCGGGCTGCAGGACGCGGTGACCGCCGTCTACGACCTCGTCGCCGCCCAGATCGAGGAGTTCCACCACACCCGGGCCGACCTCACCCGGCTTCTCGAGCAGTGGGCCGGCCTGACCGCGGACGACGTCGCCGCGGTCGAGCTGTTCGTCGACGGCATGCGGTCCTGGATGCGTGGCAACCTCGAGTGGTCGCGCACCTGCTCGCGCTACCGGGTCGCCGACGGGGTGCGCCTGAGCACCGACACCGGCCTGGTGACCGCGCCCGGCGCGCCGGGACCGCGATGA
- a CDS encoding polyprenyl synthetase family protein — MTATARPTGLDAPELAAARTRSFEALRDAVQRLCPAVAHVAGYHAGWTDERGRPLERSSGKALRPALALLAARAAGAGEEHGIAAGVAVELVHDFSLLHDDVMDGDTERRHRPAAWTVFGTPTAILTGDALLAAAVEVLTEAEGPGRAEAIRLLLGTVRRLIAGQERDVAFETRHSVTVEEYLAMAAGKTAALITAAVTVGPLLAGAPRPVLDDLEGYGRHLGLAFQITDDLLGTWGAPEITGKPVLGDIRRRKMTLPVVVAMAGSGPDAQWLREVYRGGDVLSDEEAARVADVVERSGGRAAAETRARHHVTSACRYAERLGPGDGAVRHLVGLATAVADRSS, encoded by the coding sequence ATGACCGCGACGGCCCGGCCGACCGGCCTGGACGCACCCGAGCTGGCGGCTGCGCGCACCCGTTCGTTCGAGGCGCTGCGCGACGCCGTGCAGCGGCTCTGTCCCGCGGTGGCCCACGTCGCCGGTTACCACGCCGGCTGGACCGACGAGCGGGGCCGGCCGCTGGAGCGGTCGTCGGGCAAGGCGCTGCGCCCGGCACTGGCGCTGCTCGCGGCACGCGCCGCCGGCGCAGGGGAGGAGCACGGCATCGCGGCCGGGGTCGCCGTCGAGCTGGTGCACGACTTCTCGCTGCTGCACGACGACGTCATGGACGGCGACACCGAGCGTCGCCACCGCCCGGCGGCCTGGACGGTGTTCGGCACCCCGACGGCGATCCTCACCGGCGACGCCCTGCTCGCCGCGGCGGTCGAGGTACTCACCGAGGCCGAGGGCCCCGGACGCGCCGAGGCGATCCGCCTGCTCCTGGGCACGGTCCGGCGGCTGATCGCCGGGCAGGAGCGCGACGTCGCGTTCGAGACGCGGCACTCGGTCACCGTCGAGGAGTACCTGGCGATGGCCGCCGGCAAGACCGCCGCGCTGATCACCGCGGCGGTCACGGTCGGACCGCTGCTCGCCGGGGCCCCGCGGCCGGTCCTCGACGACCTGGAGGGCTACGGGCGCCACCTCGGCCTGGCCTTCCAGATCACCGACGACCTGCTCGGCACCTGGGGCGCCCCGGAGATCACCGGCAAGCCGGTCCTCGGCGACATCCGGCGCCGGAAGATGACGTTGCCCGTCGTCGTCGCGATGGCCGGCAGCGGTCCCGATGCGCAGTGGCTGCGCGAGGTCTACCGGGGCGGGGACGTCCTCAGCGACGAGGAGGCCGCGCGGGTCGCGGACGTCGTCGAGCGCAGCGGCGGGCGCGCGGCGGCCGAGACCCGGGCCCGGCACCACGTGACCTCGGCGTGCCGCTACGCCGAGCGGCTCGGGCCCGGTGACGGTGCGGTCCGGCACCTGGTGGGTCTGGCGACGGCGGTGGCCGACCGGAGCAGCTAG
- a CDS encoding sulfite exporter TauE/SafE family protein gives MPSLAQMLVLVPAGVAAGALGAAGGITSLVSYSALLAVGLPPLPATVANLVACVATGPGAALTSRSEIRSVAAPLRRALLPAVVAAAVGAGLLLTTSPGVFSVVVPYLVALASLVLLVQPRLTAAVARRAERPRRAAVLLLVLVSLYAGYFGAGSGIMLLALLLVVVDERLPVANAMKNVLVAVTALVSALVFAVATPIEWAAVVPLAIGLFAGSTAGPVITRFVPPVAVRWGVAVLGLVLAVDLWLDGASA, from the coding sequence ATGCCGTCGCTCGCCCAGATGCTGGTGCTGGTCCCCGCCGGGGTGGCGGCCGGCGCGCTCGGTGCCGCGGGCGGGATCACGTCCCTCGTGTCGTACTCGGCGCTCCTCGCCGTGGGCCTGCCGCCGCTCCCGGCGACGGTGGCGAACCTGGTCGCCTGCGTCGCCACCGGTCCCGGTGCCGCGCTCACCAGCCGGAGCGAGATCCGGTCGGTGGCGGCACCGTTGCGGCGTGCGCTGCTGCCCGCCGTCGTCGCCGCGGCGGTGGGCGCCGGTCTGCTCCTGACCACCTCGCCGGGGGTCTTCTCGGTGGTCGTGCCCTACCTGGTGGCACTGGCGTCTCTGGTCCTGCTGGTGCAGCCACGGCTGACGGCCGCGGTCGCCCGGCGGGCGGAACGCCCACGGAGGGCGGCCGTCCTGCTGCTGGTGCTGGTCTCGCTGTACGCCGGGTACTTCGGCGCCGGGTCCGGGATCATGCTCCTCGCGCTGCTGCTCGTGGTCGTCGACGAGCGGCTGCCGGTGGCGAACGCCATGAAGAACGTCCTCGTCGCTGTGACGGCCCTGGTGTCGGCGCTGGTCTTCGCCGTCGCGACGCCGATCGAGTGGGCGGCCGTCGTCCCGCTCGCGATCGGCCTGTTCGCCGGGAGCACGGCCGGGCCGGTGATCACCCGGTTCGTGCCGCCGGTCGCGGTGCGGTGGGGGGTCGCGGTGCTCGGGCTGGTGCTGGCGGTCGATCTCTGGCTGGACGGGGCGTCGGCCTGA
- a CDS encoding GNAT family N-acetyltransferase codes for MSDTPHRTVSWTEHGCPVTARWLTADGRRPPQRILVAGNDLSADTALRLAAVARPPGRARGAQPAECARDDGAPLGRPAPGTPQTGSVSSCGRSFSGEDSTVRPITVDRPWRTDDHRLTVDHARRGRRTGDRGRTYRRGLHRAHRTPRGREPMTRPPHDRTVVSDLVVRPAVPGDIHALHRFVVALAEDEAFPGDVTASPSSLTDALFGAHPVAEAVIAAVRERPVGFALFYPTYSTVLGRQGIHLDDLYVDRIWRGRGVGRILLKYLTDIANARGCGRVEWWVLRTNVDAIRFYRRLQARGLDEIEVMRLDGDALRSF; via the coding sequence ATGTCCGACACCCCGCACCGCACCGTCTCCTGGACCGAGCACGGCTGCCCGGTCACCGCACGATGGCTGACCGCCGACGGGCGGCGTCCTCCGCAACGCATCCTCGTCGCCGGGAACGACCTGTCCGCCGACACCGCGCTGCGGCTCGCTGCCGTGGCTCGTCCACCGGGCCGGGCTCGCGGTGCGCAGCCGGCGGAGTGTGCCCGGGACGACGGCGCACCGCTCGGGCGACCCGCTCCGGGGACACCGCAAACCGGGAGCGTGTCGTCCTGTGGACGCTCGTTCTCCGGCGAGGACTCGACCGTCCGACCGATCACGGTGGACCGACCATGGAGGACCGATGACCATCGCCTTACCGTCGACCACGCTCGTCGTGGCCGACGCACCGGGGACCGGGGCCGGACGTACCGCCGCGGCCTGCATCGTGCTCATCGGACCCCTCGCGGTCGAGAGCCGATGACACGGCCACCGCACGACCGGACGGTCGTGTCCGATCTGGTCGTTCGCCCGGCGGTCCCGGGAGACATCCACGCCCTGCACCGCTTCGTCGTCGCCCTGGCCGAGGACGAAGCGTTCCCCGGCGACGTGACGGCGAGCCCCTCCAGCCTGACCGACGCGCTCTTCGGGGCCCATCCGGTCGCCGAGGCCGTCATCGCGGCCGTCCGCGAGCGCCCGGTCGGTTTCGCCCTCTTCTACCCCACCTACAGCACGGTCCTGGGCCGACAGGGCATCCACCTCGACGATCTCTACGTCGATCGCATCTGGCGGGGCCGGGGCGTCGGTCGGATCCTGCTCAAGTATCTGACCGACATCGCGAACGCCCGCGGCTGCGGCCGTGTGGAGTGGTGGGTGCTGCGGACGAACGTCGACGCGATCCGCTTCTACCGTCGGCTACAGGCTCGAGGTCTCGACGAGATCGAGGTCATGCGCCTCGATGGGGACGCTCTCCGATCGTTCTGA